A stretch of Gymnodinialimonas phycosphaerae DNA encodes these proteins:
- a CDS encoding CbtA family protein codes for MITRLLTSALFAGAASGLIAALLQLWFVQPVLLHAELYESGALLHFGADSNIAAAQDVGGFDLVRDGLSIVFTMLIYSAYAMVMLAAMALAEERGAQISARTGLIWGLAGFVAVHFAPGFSLAPEVPGVAAADVVLRQIWWFATVGMAAVAMALIGFGKGWMAWAGAAALLLAPHVYGAPEPEVFTGPVPTEIGALFAARAFGVGMAAWALLGAFSGYFWSRQIGAPAPAPST; via the coding sequence TTGCAGCTCTGGTTCGTTCAGCCTGTCCTTCTCCATGCAGAACTCTACGAGTCCGGCGCGCTGTTGCACTTTGGTGCGGATTCCAACATCGCGGCAGCGCAGGACGTCGGCGGCTTCGACCTGGTGCGCGACGGCTTGTCCATCGTATTCACGATGTTGATCTACTCGGCCTATGCCATGGTGATGTTGGCCGCGATGGCGCTCGCCGAAGAGCGGGGCGCGCAGATTTCCGCGCGCACGGGCCTGATCTGGGGTCTTGCGGGCTTCGTCGCGGTGCACTTCGCGCCCGGGTTCTCGCTGGCGCCCGAGGTGCCCGGTGTGGCGGCTGCGGATGTTGTCCTGCGACAGATCTGGTGGTTTGCCACCGTGGGAATGGCGGCGGTCGCGATGGCGCTGATCGGGTTCGGCAAGGGATGGATGGCTTGGGCCGGTGCGGCGGCGTTGTTGCTGGCCCCCCATGTCTACGGCGCGCCAGAGCCCGAGGTTTTCACCGGCCCCGTCCCGACCGAGATCGGCGCGCTTTTCGCTGCCCGTGCGTTCGGCGTCGGCATGGCCGCCTGGGCGCTTCTGGGCGCGTTCTCGGGCTATTTCTGGTCTCGGCAGATCGGGGCACCTGCCCCGGCGCCCTCCACCTGA